The Pedobacter mucosus genome window below encodes:
- a CDS encoding class I SAM-dependent methyltransferase has protein sequence MANLLTDRAFWVNYWESKSGLAVHLPSNYLFNQQLATIIKKNNVKTAIELGGFPGYYAVFLKKYFKLDVTLLDYFVHPPVVEELLKKNDLTEKDIHIIETDLFNYQPEKQYDLVLSCGLIEHFIDTADIINRHVAFVKPGGTLFITLPNFKAVNGWFQKNFDKENYDKHNIDSMNPALLKSICEQAGLKEVKSSYFGHFSVWLENENQKSVSVRLFKKIIWISGKVLTKIIPFESKSLSPYIIVEAKKSI, from the coding sequence ATGGCGAATTTATTAACTGACAGGGCTTTTTGGGTAAATTATTGGGAAAGCAAAAGCGGACTTGCGGTTCATTTGCCTTCAAATTATTTATTTAATCAGCAGCTGGCGACAATTATTAAAAAAAATAATGTTAAAACAGCTATAGAACTTGGTGGTTTCCCTGGATATTATGCTGTTTTTTTGAAAAAATATTTCAAACTTGATGTTACTTTATTAGATTATTTCGTTCATCCACCAGTGGTAGAAGAATTGTTAAAAAAGAATGACCTGACAGAAAAAGATATTCATATCATTGAAACTGATCTTTTTAATTATCAGCCAGAAAAGCAATATGATTTGGTACTTAGCTGCGGATTAATAGAACATTTTATTGATACTGCTGATATTATTAATCGCCATGTTGCCTTTGTAAAGCCTGGTGGCACTTTATTTATCACCTTACCAAATTTTAAAGCCGTTAACGGTTGGTTTCAAAAGAATTTTGATAAAGAAAACTACGATAAACATAATATTGACAGTATGAATCCAGCTCTGCTGAAGTCAATTTGTGAGCAAGCAGGTTTGAAAGAAGTTAAATCAAGTTATTTTGGCCATTTCAGTGTTTGGTTGGAAAATGAAAACCAGAAATCTGTATCCGTTCGCCTTTTCAAAAAAATAATTTGGATTAGTGGAAAAGTTTTAACGAAGATTATTCCTTTCGAAAGTAAAAGTTTATCGCCCTACATCATTGTTGAAGCGAAAAAAAGCATTTAA
- a CDS encoding alpha-L-fucosidase yields the protein MKWLMLTFLSLSAFVNAQNPPKPYGALPSKRQLAWHDLEIYGLIHFTPTTFENKEWGFGDADPKTFNPTDFNADQIIKAAKAGGLKGIILVAKHHDGFALWPTKTTEYNISKSPFKGGEGDLVREIEQAARKNGLKFGVYCSPWDRNNAKYGTSEYLSIYQAQLKELYSNYGELFMSWHDGANGGDGFYGGAKEKRSIDNTTYYDWNNTWAITRKMQPMANIFSDIGLDIRWVGNENGNAAETSWATFTPLPPEGKNVAVPGQANYPQSPEGIRNGKFWMPAECDVPLRKGWFFHPQESPKTPETLFDLYLKSVGRGADLDLGLAPDLRGQLREDDVAALKVFGDMVKHTFENNLAKNATITSSNMRGKNYNAVKILDSDKLSYWATSDDVHQASIEMDLKSPKTFDIISLQEYIPLGQRIENYNIEIFENDAWKTIYEGTSIGAKRLIKLESPVTTSKIKLNITKSPVCVTLSEFGIYKKTE from the coding sequence ATGAAGTGGTTAATGCTAACTTTTCTTTCATTATCTGCATTTGTTAATGCTCAAAATCCTCCGAAACCTTATGGCGCACTTCCTTCAAAAAGGCAACTGGCTTGGCATGATCTGGAGATTTATGGATTAATTCATTTTACGCCAACAACCTTCGAAAACAAAGAATGGGGTTTTGGTGATGCTGATCCAAAAACATTTAATCCGACAGATTTTAATGCAGATCAAATTATTAAAGCGGCCAAAGCTGGTGGTTTAAAAGGAATCATTTTAGTTGCAAAACATCATGATGGTTTTGCCCTTTGGCCAACTAAAACAACTGAATATAATATTTCTAAAAGCCCTTTTAAGGGTGGAGAAGGTGATTTAGTTAGAGAAATTGAGCAAGCAGCTCGTAAAAATGGTTTAAAATTTGGCGTTTACTGTTCTCCCTGGGACAGAAATAATGCTAAATATGGAACATCAGAATATCTTTCCATTTATCAAGCGCAGCTTAAAGAATTATATAGCAATTATGGCGAACTTTTTATGAGTTGGCACGATGGCGCAAATGGTGGCGATGGTTTTTATGGCGGCGCTAAAGAAAAACGTTCGATCGATAATACAACCTATTATGACTGGAATAATACCTGGGCAATTACCAGGAAAATGCAACCTATGGCAAACATTTTTAGCGATATAGGTTTAGATATTCGTTGGGTTGGAAACGAAAATGGAAATGCTGCAGAAACCAGTTGGGCAACATTTACGCCGCTGCCTCCAGAGGGGAAAAACGTTGCCGTTCCTGGTCAGGCGAATTATCCACAAAGTCCTGAAGGAATTAGAAACGGCAAATTTTGGATGCCAGCCGAGTGTGACGTTCCTTTAAGAAAAGGCTGGTTTTTTCATCCGCAGGAAAGTCCTAAAACACCTGAAACCTTATTTGACTTGTACTTAAAAAGTGTAGGTAGAGGTGCAGATTTAGACTTAGGTTTAGCCCCTGATCTACGTGGACAACTGCGTGAAGATGACGTTGCTGCTTTGAAAGTTTTTGGAGATATGGTTAAACATACTTTTGAAAATAATTTGGCCAAAAACGCAACTATTACTTCAAGCAATATGCGAGGAAAGAATTACAATGCAGTCAAAATTCTGGATTCAGACAAGCTGAGTTATTGGGCTACAAGCGATGATGTTCATCAAGCAAGCATAGAAATGGATCTTAAATCACCTAAAACATTTGATATTATTAGTCTGCAAGAATATATTCCCTTAGGACAAAGAATTGAAAATTATAACATCGAAATTTTTGAAAACGATGCTTGGAAGACAATTTACGAAGGAACAAGTATTGGCGCAAAGCGATTAATTAAATTGGAATCACCAGTAACAACTTCTAAAATTAAATTAAATATTACCAAATCGCCGGTTTGCGTAACCTTAAGTGAATTCGGGATTTATAAGAAAACGGAATAA